In the Pithys albifrons albifrons isolate INPA30051 chromosome 3, PitAlb_v1, whole genome shotgun sequence genome, one interval contains:
- the LOC139669544 gene encoding uncharacterized protein, producing MFPTAPGLTGPFPLRTRCPKAGPDRAPPLRSRAATCGPGPSPARRARAQARADPPRPAARPSSPGRRRLPGRSRNTDLTHPPPPSPGPRPQRPPLRPGPFPTRPSLAGEWRPPARNFPRARPECASAIPAPRGTLAALPAPRGSPGSPRALPRGPRWYLRSGPPLAAAPARLSPARCSAPPAPLPAPHAVCTRPLGAPRPAALRTARRRAASQWAHSATPAGQWQPRGGRGAAPARGPGAAMAADPARA from the coding sequence ATGTTCCCCACTGCCCCCGGGCTCACAGGACCTTTTCCGCTCCGAACTCGCTGTCCCAAGGCCGGGCCGGACCGCGCTCCCCCTCTCCGCTCCCGGGCGGCCACGTGCGGCCCTGGCCCTTCCCCCGCCCGCCGAGCCCGAGCCCAAGCCCGAGCCgaccccccccgccccgcggcccgGCCTTCCTCCCCCGGGCGGCGCAGGCTCCCTGGGCGCTCCCGGAACACCGACCTGACTCACCCACCACCGCCCTCGCCAGGCCCGCGGCCACAGCGGCCTCCCCTGCGCCCCGGCCCGTTCCCCACGCGGCCCAGTCTGGCCGGGGAATGGCGCCCGCCCGCCCGCAATTTCCCGCGCGCTAGGCCGGAGTGCGCCAGCGCCATCCCCGCTCCGCGCGGCACCCTcgctgccctgccagccccccgCGGCTCCCCAGGCTCTCCCCGTGCGCTGCCCCGCGGCCCCCGGTGGTACCTGCGATCCGGTCCCCCCTTGGCCGCGGCCCCCGCTCGACTCAGCCCCGCTCGCTGCTcagccccgccggccccgctgccTGCGCCACACGCGGTGTGCACACGGCCCCTCggcgcgccccgccccgccgctctGCGCACGGCTCGAAGGAGAGCGGCCAGCCAATGGGCGCACAGCGCTACCCCGGCCGGCCAATGGCAGCCGCGGGGTGGGCGGGGCGCGGCTCCCGCgcgcgggccgggggcggccaTGGCGGCGGACCCGGCTCGGGCCTGA